One [Clostridium] saccharolyticum WM1 DNA segment encodes these proteins:
- a CDS encoding THUMP domain-containing class I SAM-dependent RNA methyltransferase yields the protein MKKTFELIAPCHFGMEAVLKREITDLGYDIASVEDGRVTFIGDDEAICRSNVFLRTAERVLLKVGSFSAETFEELFQGTRAICWEEYIPQDGKFWVAKASSIKSKLFSPSDIQSIMKKAMVERLKGAYGVEWFPESGSSYPLRVFLHKDQVTVGIDTTGDSLHKRGYRTLTSKAPITETLAAALILLTPWNKDRILVDPFCGSGTFLIEAAMMAANMAPGMNRSFLAEEWKNLIPRKCWYETMDEASDLMDTNVKVDIQGYDIDGEIVKAARANAESAGVDHMIHFQQRPLTALSHPKKYGFIITNPPYGERIEEKKNLPELYRQIGERYKALDAWSLYMITAYEEAEKYMGRKADKNRKIYNGMMKTYFYQFMGPKPPRRKAGDSVEE from the coding sequence GTGAAAAAAACATTTGAATTGATCGCACCCTGCCACTTTGGCATGGAAGCAGTTTTAAAAAGAGAGATTACCGATCTGGGTTATGACATTGCATCCGTTGAGGATGGAAGGGTTACTTTTATTGGAGATGATGAAGCAATCTGCCGGTCCAATGTGTTTTTGCGTACAGCGGAAAGAGTTTTATTAAAGGTGGGAAGCTTTTCTGCAGAAACCTTTGAAGAGCTATTTCAGGGGACCAGAGCCATTTGCTGGGAGGAGTATATCCCCCAGGATGGAAAGTTCTGGGTGGCAAAGGCTTCCTCCATTAAAAGCAAATTATTCAGCCCCTCGGATATCCAGTCCATTATGAAGAAAGCCATGGTGGAACGGTTAAAAGGGGCTTATGGTGTGGAATGGTTTCCTGAGAGCGGAAGCAGTTACCCGCTCAGGGTATTCCTTCATAAGGACCAGGTGACTGTTGGCATTGATACTACGGGAGACTCCCTTCATAAGAGAGGGTACCGTACCCTGACCAGTAAGGCACCGATTACCGAGACTCTGGCTGCTGCCCTTATTTTGCTCACTCCGTGGAACAAAGACCGGATTTTGGTAGATCCTTTCTGCGGAAGTGGGACCTTTCTCATCGAAGCAGCTATGATGGCGGCCAATATGGCTCCCGGTATGAACCGTTCTTTTCTTGCGGAGGAATGGAAAAATCTGATCCCGAGAAAGTGCTGGTATGAGACCATGGATGAAGCGAGCGACCTTATGGACACCAATGTAAAAGTGGACATTCAAGGCTATGACATTGACGGTGAGATCGTAAAGGCTGCCAGAGCCAATGCAGAGTCTGCCGGAGTGGATCATATGATCCATTTTCAGCAAAGACCTCTGACCGCTTTAAGCCATCCGAAAAAGTACGGATTCATTATTACTAATCCGCCTTACGGGGAACGAATTGAAGAAAAGAAGAATTTACCGGAATTGTACCGCCAGATCGGGGAACGGTATAAAGCCCTTGACGCCTGGTCTCTGTACATGATCACTGCTTATGAGGAGGCGGAGAAATATATGGGCAGAAAGGCAGATAAAAACCGGAAGATATATAACGGTATGATGAAAACCTATTTTTATCAGTTTATGGGGCCAAAGCCCCCAAGAAGAAAAGCGGGAGATTCGGTTGAAGAATAA
- a CDS encoding lectin like domain-containing protein, producing the protein MKNKKWFSLLLMIVCFGAGFWISSLETDPSMDTAWDYEKESESREMHSRTESGRTELINGQLPASYDGRKKGRVPSVKNQGSIGTCWAFASLQALEAGFLPEESYDFSEDHMSLNNGFCIPQEEGGEYTMSMAYLLSWRGPVSEEDDPYGDGYSPDGLKAVKHVQEIQLLPGRDYEKIKRAVLAYGGVQSSLYSSLSGRESRSVSYNEKEFAYCYLGPEPPNHDSVIVGWDDAYPRENFREEVQGDGAFICMNSWGDGFGDQGYFYVSYYDSNIGRNNIIYTVVEETDNYDHIYQSDLRGWVGQMGYGQDTIWFSNVYEAGDAPQRLEAAGFYATGPGTSYEVYVVRHAGEEPGIVEGREFDRKVFLTKGSFEYGGYYTVPLTGPPQEDLVLSSGERFAVIVKITTPDAVHPAAIEYDAGDGRTFVNLSDGEGYISADGMAWERVENQNCNLCLKAYTKNR; encoded by the coding sequence TTGAAGAATAAAAAGTGGTTTTCTCTGCTTCTGATGATTGTATGTTTTGGGGCAGGATTTTGGATATCCAGCCTGGAAACAGACCCTTCCATGGACACAGCCTGGGATTATGAAAAAGAGTCTGAAAGCAGGGAAATGCATAGCCGGACAGAGTCCGGAAGAACAGAACTTATAAACGGGCAGCTCCCGGCTTCCTATGACGGGAGAAAAAAAGGCCGGGTTCCTTCTGTGAAAAACCAGGGTTCCATCGGCACCTGTTGGGCATTTGCTTCGCTTCAGGCCCTGGAAGCAGGATTTCTGCCGGAGGAGAGCTATGATTTTTCGGAAGACCATATGTCCTTAAATAATGGTTTTTGTATTCCTCAGGAAGAAGGAGGAGAATACACTATGTCCATGGCTTATCTGTTATCATGGAGAGGACCGGTATCGGAAGAAGACGATCCATACGGCGACGGCTATTCTCCCGATGGTCTAAAGGCAGTAAAGCACGTTCAGGAGATCCAGCTCCTTCCCGGCAGGGATTATGAGAAGATCAAACGGGCTGTGCTTGCATATGGAGGTGTGCAAAGCTCTCTTTATTCCTCACTGTCCGGCAGGGAAAGCCGGTCTGTTTCTTACAATGAGAAGGAGTTCGCCTATTGCTACTTAGGCCCGGAGCCTCCGAACCATGATTCTGTGATCGTAGGCTGGGATGATGCATATCCCAGGGAGAACTTTCGTGAGGAAGTCCAGGGAGACGGAGCATTTATCTGCATGAACAGCTGGGGAGACGGATTCGGGGACCAGGGTTATTTTTACGTGTCTTATTATGATTCCAATATTGGAAGGAACAATATTATTTATACGGTTGTGGAAGAGACGGATAATTATGATCATATATATCAGTCGGATTTAAGGGGCTGGGTGGGCCAGATGGGGTATGGACAAGATACCATATGGTTTTCCAATGTCTACGAAGCCGGTGATGCTCCCCAGCGCCTGGAAGCAGCCGGCTTTTATGCCACAGGCCCGGGTACCTCTTATGAAGTCTATGTGGTGCGTCATGCCGGGGAAGAACCCGGGATTGTAGAAGGCCGGGAGTTTGACCGGAAGGTTTTTCTTACCAAGGGGAGTTTTGAATATGGAGGATATTATACGGTACCTCTTACGGGACCCCCCCAGGAGGACTTAGTGCTTTCCTCCGGAGAACGGTTTGCAGTGATCGTAAAGATCACTACCCCGGATGCAGTTCATCCTGCAGCCATTGAGTATGATGCAGGAGACGGCCGCACCTTTGTCAATCTCTCAGACGGGGAAGGATACATCAGTGCCGATGGCATGGCTTGGGAACGGGTGGAGAATCAAAACTGTAATCTGTGCTTAAAAGCGTACACTAAGAACCGGTAA
- the rdgB gene encoding RdgB/HAM1 family non-canonical purine NTP pyrophosphatase translates to MNDSRIVFATGNEGKMREVREILKDLGKEVLSMKEAGADLDIVEDGSTFGENAEIKAIAVWKKTGGIVLADDSGLVVDCLNGEPGILSARYMGEDTSYEIKNQNILDRAAHAKGGERSARFVCNIAAVLPDGKVLHTEESMEGRLADRPAGEGGFGYDPILYLPEWGVTSAQITLEQKNKISHRGKALEAMKHKLTEFFTGGEFHESTDRQ, encoded by the coding sequence ATGAACGATAGCAGGATCGTATTTGCCACAGGGAATGAAGGGAAGATGCGGGAGGTCAGGGAGATCCTTAAGGACCTGGGAAAGGAAGTCCTCTCCATGAAAGAAGCCGGTGCTGACCTGGATATTGTGGAAGATGGAAGTACATTTGGGGAAAATGCCGAGATAAAGGCCATAGCAGTGTGGAAAAAAACCGGAGGGATCGTTCTTGCAGACGATTCCGGTCTGGTTGTGGACTGCTTAAACGGCGAGCCTGGAATCCTTTCCGCTAGATATATGGGAGAGGATACTTCCTATGAAATAAAAAACCAGAATATCCTTGACAGGGCGGCCCATGCAAAGGGCGGAGAAAGAAGCGCCCGTTTTGTCTGCAATATTGCTGCAGTTCTCCCCGATGGGAAAGTGCTTCATACGGAAGAGTCCATGGAAGGACGTTTGGCTGACCGGCCTGCAGGAGAGGGCGGTTTTGGCTATGACCCGATTCTTTATTTACCGGAATGGGGAGTCACCAGCGCCCAGATTACCCTGGAGCAGAAGAATAAAATCAGCCACCGCGGAAAGGCTCTGGAGGCTATGAAGCATAAGCTTACTGAATTTTTTACAGGAGGGGAGTTTCATGAAAGTACTGATCGTCAGTGA
- a CDS encoding metallophosphoesterase family protein has product MKVLIVSDTHRKDESLQKIIAETKPLDMLIHLGDSEGSEDKIADWIPAGCELQMVLGNNDFFSDLDREREVKIGKYRALLTHGHYYNVSLGIERLEQEAADRGLDIAMYGHTHKPFYEVHNGIIILNPGSLSYPRQEGRKPSYMIMETDDQGEAHFTLKFLEK; this is encoded by the coding sequence ATGAAAGTACTGATCGTCAGTGATACACACCGCAAGGATGAGAGTTTGCAGAAAATCATTGCAGAAACAAAGCCGCTTGATATGCTGATCCATCTGGGGGATTCTGAAGGCAGTGAAGACAAGATCGCTGACTGGATTCCCGCTGGCTGTGAGCTTCAGATGGTTCTTGGAAACAACGACTTTTTCTCGGACCTGGACCGGGAGAGGGAAGTGAAAATAGGGAAATACCGGGCATTGCTGACCCATGGGCATTATTATAATGTATCTCTGGGGATCGAACGTCTGGAACAGGAGGCGGCGGACAGGGGTCTTGACATTGCAATGTATGGCCATACCCACAAGCCTTTTTACGAAGTACATAACGGAATTATCATTTTAAATCCAGGCAGCCTTTCCTATCCGCGGCAGGAGGGGAGAAAGCCATCCTACATGATTATGGAGACCGATGATCAGGGGGAGGCCCATTTTACCCTGAAGTTTCTGGAGAAATAA
- a CDS encoding N-acetylmuramoyl-L-alanine amidase family protein has product MSKNRVKILAVLTAMSLVFPVQSFAGEWRQEEGQWHYVLRNGQKQRNSWLKTDDGKWYYFDENGIMKTGWYQDAAQKRYYLGADGSMAVGWKEIGGKWYYLESDGSMAFGWKEVNGKWYYLEPDGSKGNGCRIGSPELKVNYIILSSKGRKPARGGSCRLSMKKMYIKGLSGLFTGINIR; this is encoded by the coding sequence ATGAGTAAAAATAGGGTTAAAATATTGGCGGTCCTGACTGCCATGAGCCTGGTGTTTCCCGTACAGTCGTTTGCCGGGGAGTGGAGGCAAGAGGAAGGCCAATGGCACTATGTCCTTAGAAATGGCCAGAAACAAAGAAATTCCTGGCTGAAAACGGATGATGGCAAATGGTATTATTTTGATGAAAACGGAATCATGAAAACGGGCTGGTATCAGGATGCAGCTCAGAAGCGGTATTATCTGGGGGCAGACGGTTCCATGGCTGTTGGCTGGAAAGAAATCGGCGGAAAATGGTATTATCTGGAGTCTGACGGTTCCATGGCTTTTGGTTGGAAGGAGGTCAATGGGAAATGGTATTACCTGGAACCGGATGGATCTAAAGGAAACGGCTGTCGTATTGGATCCCCTGAATTGAAAGTGAATTATATTATCCTGTCATCAAAAGGGAGGAAGCCGGCAAGAGGGGGATCCTGCCGGCTGAGTATGAAAAAAATGTATATAAAAGGTCTCTCTGGCCTGTTTACAGGTATTAATATACGGTGA
- a CDS encoding S8 family serine peptidase, protein MEKILDNGYYDLIISNAMVPTYNTGDNITMLNEFNSLLHIPKEQMEVCDLGINAYHSFPDLYTLESSVSIERSGVGAVQRAAGFGLHGRGVIIGIVDTGIDYRHPAFKFNDRTTRILSIWDQTQVGSTPPRGFSFGAEYTRELINFALISEDPLSIVPTVDPNRHGTAIASIIAGRPNDDYNFSGVVPDADLVVVKLKEAK, encoded by the coding sequence ATGGAAAAAATACTGGATAATGGATATTATGATCTGATCATTAGTAATGCCATGGTTCCAACCTATAATACGGGTGATAATATTACGATGCTGAATGAATTTAATTCCCTGCTCCATATACCGAAGGAACAAATGGAGGTCTGTGATTTAGGCATCAATGCCTATCATTCTTTTCCTGATTTATATACTCTGGAATCATCTGTCAGCATCGAAAGATCCGGTGTCGGAGCTGTTCAGCGGGCGGCCGGCTTTGGTTTGCATGGGAGAGGAGTGATCATCGGGATTGTGGATACCGGCATTGATTACCGCCATCCAGCGTTTAAGTTTAATGACAGAACAACCAGAATCCTGTCCATATGGGATCAGACCCAGGTAGGAAGCACCCCTCCCAGGGGATTTTCCTTTGGTGCTGAATATACCAGAGAACTGATTAATTTTGCATTAATATCGGAAGATCCCCTTTCTATCGTTCCCACGGTGGATCCCAACCGTCACGGAACTGCCATTGCAAGCATCATTGCCGGGCGGCCCAACGACGATTATAACTTCAGCGGCGTAGTTCCGGATGCAGATCTTGTGGTGGTAAAACTGAAAGAAGCAAAATAA
- a CDS encoding S8 family serine peptidase encodes MICIALGSSQGGHDGRGASSIYLDYLVQLPKIGVAVSAGNEGDSRRHYYNSTRLEPFENDFRLNVGNLDKGFTMEIWPYIPSRLYIEITAPTWESSQTIYPARGECNKIVFQSVNTVVWVNNIIFEEETGDQLILVRFQNAAEGSWYFKVGSMNHEPFTFHSWLPSGNLISNETFFLNASPDTTITSQGDAVHPLTVAAYNQLDGTILNESSRGYTRLGLIKPDVAAPGYQLPCALPGFQYGTATGTGAAAAHAAGITAMVMEWAYSKGNFTAVTGYQVNRMVIRAARRDPSYIYPNNVWGYGQVDAEHVFALMTGV; translated from the coding sequence GTGATATGCATTGCTCTTGGAAGCAGCCAGGGAGGTCACGATGGGCGGGGAGCATCCAGCATTTATCTGGATTATCTGGTACAGCTGCCTAAAATCGGTGTAGCAGTTTCTGCCGGTAATGAAGGAGACAGCCGGAGACATTATTACAACAGTACCAGGTTAGAGCCGTTTGAAAATGACTTTCGCTTAAATGTGGGAAACCTTGATAAAGGCTTTACCATGGAAATTTGGCCTTACATACCTTCAAGGCTTTATATTGAGATAACTGCTCCTACCTGGGAATCATCCCAGACCATTTATCCTGCCAGAGGTGAGTGCAATAAAATCGTCTTTCAATCTGTGAATACGGTTGTATGGGTAAATAATATAATTTTTGAAGAGGAAACAGGAGATCAGTTGATACTGGTACGTTTCCAGAATGCAGCGGAAGGATCCTGGTATTTTAAAGTCGGCAGTATGAATCACGAACCTTTTACTTTTCATAGCTGGCTGCCGTCTGGAAATCTTATATCTAATGAGACTTTTTTCTTAAACGCCAGTCCGGATACCACCATAACCTCTCAGGGAGATGCGGTGCACCCTCTGACTGTTGCGGCGTATAACCAGCTGGATGGAACCATTCTTAATGAATCAAGCAGGGGATATACAAGACTGGGGCTGATAAAACCGGATGTAGCCGCCCCTGGCTACCAGCTTCCCTGTGCACTTCCCGGCTTTCAATATGGTACCGCAACTGGTACAGGAGCTGCTGCCGCTCATGCAGCCGGAATCACGGCAATGGTAATGGAGTGGGCTTATAGCAAAGGAAATTTCACGGCTGTTACCGGATATCAGGTCAACCGGATGGTCATACGGGCGGCCAGGAGAGATCCTTCCTATATTTATCCAAACAATGTGTGGGGATATGGCCAGGTGGATGCGGAACATGTGTTTGCGCTGATGACAGGCGTTTAA